One Phaseolus vulgaris cultivar G19833 chromosome 2, P. vulgaris v2.0, whole genome shotgun sequence DNA window includes the following coding sequences:
- the LOC137810560 gene encoding uncharacterized protein isoform X2: protein MEELEQWKEQFSHLSNLAMDRLREVPPNQLYVAAAIAIFTTLLLFSVRLLKRAKSNTVVLTGLSGSGKTVLFYQLRDGSTHEGTVTSMEPNEDTFILHNEETRGKIKPVHIVDVPGHSRLRPKLDEYLPQAAGIVFVIDALDFLPNCRAASEYLYDLLTKGSVVRKKIPVLILCNKTDKVTAHTKEFIRRQMEKEIDKLRASRSAISDADIANEFTLGVPDEPFSFTQCSNKVTAADASGLTGEISQLEEFIREHVKQ from the exons ATGGAAGAGTTGGAGCAGTGGAAGGAACAATTTTCTCACTTGTCGAATCTGGCCATGGATCGTCTTCGAGAGGTTCCACCGAATCAGCTTTACGTTGCTGCTGCCATCGCGATTTTCACAACGCTGCTTCTTTTCTCTG TACGTTTGTTGAAGCGCGCGAAGTCAAACACCGTTGTGTTGACGGGGCTCAGTGGGAGTGGAAAAACTGTTCTTTTCTATCAG CTTAGGGATGGCTCTACTCATGAGGGTACTGTTACATCCATGGAGCCTAATGAAGACACTTTTATTCTTCACAATGAGGAAACAAGG GGCAAGATAAAACCTGTTCATATTGTTGATGTTCCTGGCCATTCTCGGCTTCGACCCAAACTGGATGAGTACTTGCCTCAAGCGGCTGGGATAGTTTTTGTGATTGATGCTTTGGACTTTTTACCAAACTGTCGAGCTGCTTCAGA GTATCTGTATGATCTATTGACGAAAGGAAGTGTTGTGAGGAAGAAGATTCCAGTGCTTATTCTCTGCAACAAAACAGACAAAGTCACTGCTCATACAAAAGAGTTTATCCGAAGACAGATGGAGAAGGAAAT AGACAAATTGAGGGCATCAAGAAGTGCGATATCAGATGCTGACATTGCAAATGAGTTCACCCTGGGGGTACCGGATGAGCCATTTTCTTTTACCCAGTGCTCTAACAAAGTAACAGCTGCAGATGCTTCTGGTTTAACTGGGGAAATATCTCAGCTGGAAGAGTTTATCAGAGAACATGTAAAGCAATAA
- the LOC137810563 gene encoding ATP-citrate synthase alpha chain protein 1 has translation MARKKIREYDSKRLLKEHFKRLSGKDLPIKSAQIDASTDFTELQEKEPWLSSSKLVVKPDMLFGKRGKSGLVALNLDFAQVVSFVKERLGKEVEMSGCKGPITTFIVEPFIPHDEEFYLNIVSERLGNSISFSECGGIEIEDNWDKVKTIFIPTGVSITSEIVAPLVATLPLEIKGEIEEFLKVVFMLFQDLDFTFLELNPFTLVDGKPYPLDMRGELDDTAAFKNFKKWGDIEFPLPFGRVMSATESFIHGLDEKTSASLKFTVLNPKGRIWTMVAGGGASVIYADTVGDLGFASELGNYAEYSGAPKEDEVLQYARVVIDCATANPDGQKRALVIGGGIANFTDVAATFSGIIRALREKESKLKAARMNIYVRRGGPNYQKGLTLMRALGEEIGIPIEIYGPEATMTGICKEAIQFITASA, from the exons ATGGCGCGCAAGAAGATCAGAGAGTACGACTCCAAGAGGTTGTTGAAAGAGCACTTTAAGAGACTCTCTGGCAAGGATTTGCCAATCAAGTCTGCACAA ATTGATGCATCAACTGATTTCACTGAGCTACAAGAGAAGGAACCTTGGCTTTCATCTTCTAAATTGGTTGTGAAACCTGACATGTTATTTGGAAAGCGTGGCAAAAGTGGTTTGGTTGCTTTGAATTTGGATTTTGCACAGGTTGTCTCATTTGTGAAAGAGCGTCTTGGAAAAGAG GTTGAGATGAGTGGATGCAAAGGACCCATAACAACTTTCATTGTTGAACCTTTCATCCCACACGATGAAGAGTTTTACCTTAACATAGTCTCTGAGAGACTCGGCAACAGCATAAGCTTTTCTGAATGTGGAGGAATTGAAATTGAAGATAACTGGGATAAG GTTAAGACTATATTCATTCCAACTGGAGTGTCTATTACATCAGAAATTGTTGCCCCACTTGTTGCAACCCTTCCCTTGGAg ATCAAGGGAGAAATTGAGGAATTTCTTAAAGTGGTTTTCATGCTGTTTCAAG ATCTGGATTTCACTTTCTTAGAGTTGAATCCTTTCACATTGGTTGATGGAAAGCCTTATCCTTTGGATATGAGAGGCGAGCTAGATGACACTGCTGCTTTCAAGAACTTCAAGAA ATGGGGAGACATTGAATTTCCACTGCCATTTGGAAGGGTTATGAGTGCCACCGAGTCTTTCATTCATGGATTAGATGAAAAG ACAAGTGCATCTTTAAAATTCACTGTGTTGAACCCTAAGGGACGAATTTGGACAATGGTAGCTGGGGGAGGTGCCAGTGTCATCTATGCTGATACG GTTGGAGATCTTGGCTTTGCATCTGAGCTTGGAAACTATGCTGAATACAGTGGTGCACCCAAAGAAGACGAAGTCTTACAATATGCCAGAGTTGTAATTGAT TGTGCAACTGCAAACCCTGATGGCCAAAAGAGAGCTCTTGTGATAGGAGGAGGCATAGCCAACTTTACTGATGTTGCTGCTACATTTAGTGGTATAATTCGGGCACTGAGGGAGAAG GAGTCAAAATTGAAAGCAGCAAGGATGAACATTTATGTGAGGAGAGGAGGGCCCAACTACCAGAAGGGTCTAACTTTAATGCGAGCACTTGGAGAGGAGATTGGCATCCCCATTGAG ATTTATGGACCTGAAGCCACAATGACTGGTATATGCAAAGAGGCAATACAATTCATTACTGCTTCTGCTTAA
- the LOC137810560 gene encoding uncharacterized protein isoform X1 gives MEELEQWKEQFSHLSNLAMDRLREVPPNQLYVAAAIAIFTTLLLFSVRLLKRAKSNTVVLTGLSGSGKTVLFYQLRDGSTHEGTVTSMEPNEDTFILHNEETRKGKIKPVHIVDVPGHSRLRPKLDEYLPQAAGIVFVIDALDFLPNCRAASEYLYDLLTKGSVVRKKIPVLILCNKTDKVTAHTKEFIRRQMEKEIDKLRASRSAISDADIANEFTLGVPDEPFSFTQCSNKVTAADASGLTGEISQLEEFIREHVKQ, from the exons ATGGAAGAGTTGGAGCAGTGGAAGGAACAATTTTCTCACTTGTCGAATCTGGCCATGGATCGTCTTCGAGAGGTTCCACCGAATCAGCTTTACGTTGCTGCTGCCATCGCGATTTTCACAACGCTGCTTCTTTTCTCTG TACGTTTGTTGAAGCGCGCGAAGTCAAACACCGTTGTGTTGACGGGGCTCAGTGGGAGTGGAAAAACTGTTCTTTTCTATCAG CTTAGGGATGGCTCTACTCATGAGGGTACTGTTACATCCATGGAGCCTAATGAAGACACTTTTATTCTTCACAATGAGGAAACAAGG AAGGGCAAGATAAAACCTGTTCATATTGTTGATGTTCCTGGCCATTCTCGGCTTCGACCCAAACTGGATGAGTACTTGCCTCAAGCGGCTGGGATAGTTTTTGTGATTGATGCTTTGGACTTTTTACCAAACTGTCGAGCTGCTTCAGA GTATCTGTATGATCTATTGACGAAAGGAAGTGTTGTGAGGAAGAAGATTCCAGTGCTTATTCTCTGCAACAAAACAGACAAAGTCACTGCTCATACAAAAGAGTTTATCCGAAGACAGATGGAGAAGGAAAT AGACAAATTGAGGGCATCAAGAAGTGCGATATCAGATGCTGACATTGCAAATGAGTTCACCCTGGGGGTACCGGATGAGCCATTTTCTTTTACCCAGTGCTCTAACAAAGTAACAGCTGCAGATGCTTCTGGTTTAACTGGGGAAATATCTCAGCTGGAAGAGTTTATCAGAGAACATGTAAAGCAATAA